The genomic interval CGATGCTCTCACCTCCTTCTTTGAGCGTCGCGGCGCCCGCATTGGCGCTGGCCCCTGCTGCCTGCAAGCGAGGCCCACCAGGGCGTAGGCGACGCACCAGACCAATGACTCCGCCTGGCTCAAACAGCAGGAAGACAATGATGAGCAGGCCATAGAGCAGGGCATTCAGATCGCCGCTGCTGAGGCCCCCGCCGCCAGTGCTGGGCGGCAGCAGCGAGAAGTAGTCGATGACCTGGGGCAGGGCGAAGACAAAGGCCGCTCCCAGAATCGACCCCCAGACATCGGCAATGCCGCCGATGATGATGGCTGCCACAAACTGGATCGAGAGGCTCAGACTCCAATAGTCGGGGATCACATAACGCGCATAGGAGACATAGAGCGCGCCGGCCACGCCCGCCAGGAACGACGAGAGCACGAAGGCCCCCATCTTGACCTCAAAAAGGTTCACCCCCATGATGGCAGCGCCCACTTCGTGGTCCCGCACGGCCCGCATAGCACGACCGACGCGCGAACGGCTGAGGTTGTAGACGAAGAGTGCCGAGAACAGGAGGATGACCAGAATGAGCAGGAAATATTGTTGCCCAGAGGTCAGGGCGATGCCAAAAATGCTGTTCTGCTGGTCGAGCGAGAAGCCCCCAAAAGCCGGCACAGGGAAATTGCGCCCCTGCGGCCCTCCAGTGATGAAATTCAGGTTGCGGAACAGATAATTGCCGATGAAGACCAGGGCCAGGGTCACAATGCCCAGATAGAAGCCGCGCAGGCGCAAGGCGCTCGGTCCAATCAGCGCCCCAACCAGGGCCGCGACCAGGCCCGCCGCCGGCAGCCAGATGAAGACAGGCAGGCCCAGACCCCAGGGATCAAGCGCTCCCTGTGGCGGATTGCCCCCCAATAGGGCCGCCGTATAGCCTCCCAGCCCCATGAAGAAAGCCAGACCCAGCGAAATCTGACCGGTATAGCCTGAGAGGAGATTGAGCGCCAAAGTGGCAATCGCCGCAATCAGGCAGTAGTTGACAATGGTAAACCAGTCGTCGCCGGCCAGCGAGAAGAAGAGCAGCAGGGCCAGCACTCCAACCCCCAGCCAGAGCCAGCGCGCCAGGTTCCCTAGCAGGCGCGGCGGCTCGGCCTCCCGTGGCAGCTCCTGACGAAGACGGCTACGGCCACGCTCCCGTGTAGCGATCATACGCGCTCTACCTTTCTTGAGCCAAAGAGACCATAGGGACGAATCAGGAGGATGAGGATCATGATCAGATAGGGCGTCACTTCGTGCAGGCCCGTGCCAACCACTGCCGGCAGGCGACTCTCGTAGCCAGCCGTCAGGACGCTGGTCAGGCCGATGATGACGCCACCAACGACCGCGCCGCTGATCGAGTCGAGGCCCCCCAGAATGATAGCCGGGAAGGCCACCAGGGCCGCATTGCCAAAGTTGGGATCAATGGCCAGACTGTCGATCGCCAGCAGCACACCGCCAAGCGTTGTGATGGCTGCCGCCAGCCCCCAGGCCAGTGCATAGACAGTGCGCACGTCGATCCCCATAGCAAGAGCCGCCTCCTGATCCAGAGCCGTGGCCCGCATGGCCAGCCCATAGCGCGTGCGGCGAAAGAAATAGTAGAGGGCCGCACAGAGCACAATAGTTACGGCAATGGTCCAGAGGTCACTGCTGCCCAGATGGACCCCGGCCACGTTGAAGCCACTGGTGACAGTGAAAGGCGTGGCCGCCGGAATGGTGCGCGACCCCCAGCCTACAACCACAAGCGTGCGCAGAATAATGTCCAGACCAATGGTAATCATGAGGATAGTGAAAGGCGGACGACCAATCATCCTGCGCAGGACAAGACGCTCAAAGAGGAGGCCGATGAGAATCGTGACCAGCAGCCCCAACGGTAGCGCCAGCAAAAAAGGCAGGTGCCAGTTCAGAACAGCGCTGGCTACCACATAGGTGCCCACAAGCAGCAGCTCGCCCTGGGCGAAATTGATGACCTGACTCGCCTTGAAGATGATGCTAAAGCCCAGTCCGATAAGGGCGTAGATACAGCCCTGGGCCGCGCCCGCAAAGACCAGCTGAAGGAAGTAGGCCATAGCTCATAGCTCCTCCTGACACAAGCAAGCCGCAAATAGCGCGATCGAGCGACACGTAACAAGAGAGCGCCCTGGTACATTCAGGGCCAGAGAAGAAGCCTTCGGGCCTCTCCATACAAGCAAGCAAGTAAGCAAACCAACAAACCAACAAACCAACAAACCAACAAACGGACAAAGAAGCGAGTCTGCCGATTGATCTGCCAGCACGAGGCAATCTTTAGTTTTCGGAGACAGCGGGCAGGTCATCGGCGGGCGCCGGTAGCTGCTCCGATTCTTCGCCCAGATAGGCTTTGATGACCGCCGGATTGGCCTGGATTTCCGCAGGCCTCCCTTCGGCAATGACCCGGCCAAAGTCCAGCACCAGCACGCGGTCGGCCAGGCCCATGACCAGGGCCATATCGTGCTCAACGAGGATCTGGGTAATGCCCAGCTGCTCTTTGATCTCCAGGATAATGGCGGCAATCTCCTCGGTCTCTTCCAGACCCATGCCCGCCACCGGCTCATCCAGCAGCAGCAGGCGCGGCTCCATCGCCAGGGCACGCGCCAGGTCAGCCCGCTTCTGCAGGCCATAGGGCAGGCTGCCTAGAGGACGGTCGCGCACCTCTTTCATGTTTAGCAGATCAAGAATATGGAGACAATAGGCGCGGTTCTCCCATTCTTCGCGTCGAGTTGGACCGATAAACAGTCCAGCGCGCAGGATGCCACTGTGCATGCGTGTATGGCGTCCCAGCAGCAGATACTCTAACACAGTCATAGTGGGGAACTGGCCCATATTCTGAAAAGTTCGAGCAATACCAGCTCTTGCTACCTGATGGGGTTTGAAGCGCAGCAGGTTCTGACCTGCAAAGGTGACGTGGCCCGCCTCGGGCTGATAGACGCGCGAGAGCACATTAAACAGGGAGGTTTTGCCGGCGCCGTTGGGGCCGATAACGGCAAAGAGTTCCCCTGGCCAGACGACGAAAGAGACCTCGCTGAGGGCGCGCACGCCGGCAAAGCGCACCGAGAGCCGTTCAACGCGCAGGAGCGGCTCATTGGCCTTCAGCTGATGGTTGTTGCCGGGCAGGTTACTCTGGTTGGGCCTCTCGCTCATGACTGCCACCTCCTCTCTGCCGATCCCGCTCGCCGCCGCTGACGCAGGTACCCAAGCGCGAGCTGGCGCTCTCCTTCGCGCAGGCCCAGGTAGAACTGACGGATGTTCTCCTCTTGCAAGAGGCGCGCGGCTGGAGCTGCCAGAACCACACGCCCGGTCTCCAGTACATAGCCATAATGGGCGACCGAGAGAGCCATCTGCGCATTTTGTTCAACGAGCAGAACAGCGGTGCCTTCGGCGTTGATCTCGGTGATGATGCTGCGGATGCGCTGCACCATGAAAGGGGCCAGGCCAAGGGAAGGTTCGTCGAGGAGGAGCAGGCGCGGCGAGGCCATCAGGGCGCGCCCAATGGCCAGCATCTGCTGTTCGCCGCCTGAGAGATAGCCCGCACGACTGTTGCGCCGCTCGGCCAGAACCGGGAAGAGGCTCATGACACGATCGTAGGCCCGCCGGATAGCAGCGGGATTGCGCACAGTGATGGCGCCGGCGTGGAGGTTCTCATCAACGGTCAGGTCTTCAAAGAGGCGGCGCCCCTCCAGGACCTGGGCGATACCCAGCTGCACGATGCGCGTGGGGGAGAGGCGGTCAATGCGCTCGCCCTCAAAGAGGATGTGACCACCAACGAGGGCGCCACGATGCATTGGGAGCAGGCCGGAAATGGCCCGCAGGAGGGTGGTCTTGCCAGCTCCATTGGTGCCCAGCA from Thermogemmatispora onikobensis carries:
- a CDS encoding branched-chain amino acid ABC transporter permease, translated to MIATRERGRSRLRQELPREAEPPRLLGNLARWLWLGVGVLALLLFFSLAGDDWFTIVNYCLIAAIATLALNLLSGYTGQISLGLAFFMGLGGYTAALLGGNPPQGALDPWGLGLPVFIWLPAAGLVAALVGALIGPSALRLRGFYLGIVTLALVFIGNYLFRNLNFITGGPQGRNFPVPAFGGFSLDQQNSIFGIALTSGQQYFLLILVILLFSALFVYNLSRSRVGRAMRAVRDHEVGAAIMGVNLFEVKMGAFVLSSFLAGVAGALYVSYARYVIPDYWSLSLSIQFVAAIIIGGIADVWGSILGAAFVFALPQVIDYFSLLPPSTGGGGLSSGDLNALLYGLLIIVFLLFEPGGVIGLVRRLRPGGPRLQAAGASANAGAATLKEGGESIEVVDLQQRSSGPDEGQGRRGTGAS
- a CDS encoding branched-chain amino acid ABC transporter permease; translation: MAYFLQLVFAGAAQGCIYALIGLGFSIIFKASQVINFAQGELLLVGTYVVASAVLNWHLPFLLALPLGLLVTILIGLLFERLVLRRMIGRPPFTILMITIGLDIILRTLVVVGWGSRTIPAATPFTVTSGFNVAGVHLGSSDLWTIAVTIVLCAALYYFFRRTRYGLAMRATALDQEAALAMGIDVRTVYALAWGLAAAITTLGGVLLAIDSLAIDPNFGNAALVAFPAIILGGLDSISGAVVGGVIIGLTSVLTAGYESRLPAVVGTGLHEVTPYLIMILILLIRPYGLFGSRKVERV
- a CDS encoding ABC transporter ATP-binding protein, with protein sequence MSERPNQSNLPGNNHQLKANEPLLRVERLSVRFAGVRALSEVSFVVWPGELFAVIGPNGAGKTSLFNVLSRVYQPEAGHVTFAGQNLLRFKPHQVARAGIARTFQNMGQFPTMTVLEYLLLGRHTRMHSGILRAGLFIGPTRREEWENRAYCLHILDLLNMKEVRDRPLGSLPYGLQKRADLARALAMEPRLLLLDEPVAGMGLEETEEIAAIILEIKEQLGITQILVEHDMALVMGLADRVLVLDFGRVIAEGRPAEIQANPAVIKAYLGEESEQLPAPADDLPAVSEN
- a CDS encoding ABC transporter ATP-binding protein, translated to MLVLQDVAVTYQNVIPALRGVSLEIPDKVVVALLGTNGAGKTTLLRAISGLLPMHRGALVGGHILFEGERIDRLSPTRIVQLGIAQVLEGRRLFEDLTVDENLHAGAITVRNPAAIRRAYDRVMSLFPVLAERRNSRAGYLSGGEQQMLAIGRALMASPRLLLLDEPSLGLAPFMVQRIRSIITEINAEGTAVLLVEQNAQMALSVAHYGYVLETGRVVLAAPAARLLQEENIRQFYLGLREGERQLALGYLRQRRRAGSAERRWQS